The Gammaproteobacteria bacterium genome window below encodes:
- a CDS encoding DUF494 domain-containing protein, producing the protein MKENMLEVLMYLFENYVEDDFFIQPDRDDLKVELQEAGFELGEVDKALTWLEGLIALNDKQAAIRAQTPSAMRVFTQRECQKIDVESRGFLMFLEQIGVLELQTREKVIDRIMALDGEIDLEQCKWVVLLVLFNQPGHEAALAWMEDVVFDENVGYRH; encoded by the coding sequence ATGAAAGAGAACATGCTAGAAGTTCTGATGTATCTGTTTGAAAACTATGTAGAAGATGACTTTTTCATCCAGCCTGACCGCGACGACCTCAAAGTGGAATTGCAGGAAGCCGGATTTGAATTGGGCGAAGTCGACAAAGCGCTGACCTGGTTGGAGGGGCTGATCGCCCTGAATGACAAACAGGCAGCCATTCGTGCGCAGACACCGTCTGCGATGCGGGTTTTTACCCAGCGCGAGTGTCAAAAAATCGATGTCGAAAGTCGCGGTTTTCTGATGTTCCTGGAACAAATCGGGGTGCTGGAGTTACAGACCCGCGAAAAAGTTATCGACCGCATTATGGCGCTCGATGGTGAAATTGATCTGGAGCAATGCAAATGGGTCGTCTTGCTGGTGCTGTTCAACCAGCCCGGACACGAAGCGGCATTGGCCTGGATGGAAGACGTCGTTTTTGATGAAAACGTCGGGTATCGCCACTAG
- the topA gene encoding type I DNA topoisomerase: MGNALVIVESPAKAKTIKKYLGKGYEVLASYGHVRDLLPKEGAVDVSHNFEMKYQVIDKNQKHVDAISKAMKKADVLYLATDPDREGEAISWHLYELLNNKKALKDKEVHRVVFHEITKRAIKEAMENPRELSLHLINAQQARRALDYLVGFNLSPLLWKKIRRGLSAGRVQSPALRMIVERELEIEAFTAQEYWSIEADLLAEGVAFPAKLQQYKGEKLQQFSVTNESQAKDIETVLLKHAAGSLLVTKVEKKQRKRNPSPPFITSTLQQEAARKLNFSAQRTMRTAQQLYEGVDIGEGEMGLITYMRTDSVNLAQEAVEEIRAFIAERYGKNMLPDEVRAYKTKSKNAQEAHEAIRPTSVTISPEAIKEHLSADQYKLYDLIWKRTIACQMVHAKVNTVGVDLETKDAVFRANGSTIADPGFLSVYEEGQDDAKQNDDEGRILPPLEEGDKVNLQGIRPEQHFTEPPPRYSEASLVKSLEEHGIGRPSTYASIISTLQAREYVELDKRRFTPTDVGRVVNKFLTEHFAKYVDYDFTANLEDELDAVSRGEKEWVPLMHEFWDPFKELVDHKAETVDRKDVTQEALDEACPQCGQPLSIRLGRRGRFVGCTAYPDCDYTRNLGDDNEPAEPEVVEGRVCPECSSNLIIRQGRYGKFIGCSGYPDCKYIEPLEKPKETGVQCPQCKQGEMLQRKSRRGKMFYSCSRYPDCDYAVWNEPINQPCPSCNWPMLTIKTTKRKGTEKVCPQKECGFAEAVESSGEDEQNE; encoded by the coding sequence ATGGGAAATGCTCTCGTCATTGTAGAATCGCCAGCGAAGGCGAAAACCATCAAGAAATACCTCGGCAAAGGCTATGAGGTACTGGCGTCCTATGGTCACGTGCGTGACCTGCTGCCCAAGGAGGGCGCGGTGGATGTCAGTCACAATTTTGAGATGAAATATCAGGTCATCGACAAGAACCAAAAACACGTCGATGCAATTTCCAAAGCGATGAAAAAAGCCGATGTGCTTTATCTGGCGACTGACCCTGACCGCGAAGGGGAAGCCATTTCGTGGCATTTGTACGAATTGCTGAACAACAAAAAAGCGCTGAAAGATAAAGAAGTTCACCGGGTGGTTTTCCACGAGATCACCAAGCGGGCCATCAAAGAGGCCATGGAAAATCCGCGTGAACTGTCCCTGCACCTGATCAATGCCCAACAGGCGCGTCGTGCGCTGGATTACCTGGTGGGCTTTAACCTGTCGCCGTTGTTGTGGAAAAAAATCCGCCGTGGTCTGTCCGCTGGCCGGGTGCAGAGCCCTGCGCTGCGGATGATCGTCGAGCGCGAACTGGAAATCGAGGCTTTCACTGCCCAGGAATACTGGAGCATAGAGGCCGATCTGCTGGCCGAGGGCGTGGCGTTTCCTGCCAAGCTGCAGCAGTACAAAGGCGAAAAACTGCAACAGTTCAGCGTCACCAACGAGTCGCAAGCCAAAGATATCGAAACTGTGCTGCTCAAACACGCTGCCGGCAGCCTGTTGGTGACCAAGGTAGAAAAGAAACAACGCAAGCGCAATCCGTCGCCGCCGTTTATCACGTCCACCTTGCAGCAGGAAGCAGCGCGCAAGCTCAATTTCAGCGCCCAGCGCACCATGCGTACCGCGCAGCAGTTGTATGAAGGTGTCGACATCGGTGAAGGCGAAATGGGTTTGATCACCTATATGCGTACCGACTCGGTTAACCTGGCGCAGGAAGCCGTGGAAGAAATTCGAGCGTTCATTGCCGAACGCTACGGCAAAAACATGTTGCCGGACGAAGTCCGCGCCTACAAAACCAAATCTAAAAATGCCCAAGAAGCGCACGAGGCGATTCGCCCCACCTCGGTGACCATCTCGCCTGAGGCCATCAAGGAGCATCTCAGCGCAGACCAGTACAAACTGTACGATCTGATCTGGAAACGTACTATTGCCTGTCAAATGGTGCATGCCAAGGTCAATACCGTCGGCGTTGATCTGGAAACCAAGGACGCGGTGTTCCGCGCCAACGGTTCCACCATTGCCGACCCTGGTTTCCTGTCGGTGTACGAGGAAGGCCAGGACGACGCCAAGCAAAACGACGACGAAGGCCGGATTCTGCCGCCGCTTGAGGAAGGCGATAAGGTCAATCTGCAGGGGATACGTCCCGAGCAGCATTTCACCGAGCCGCCGCCGCGTTACTCCGAAGCCAGTTTGGTTAAATCGCTGGAAGAACACGGCATTGGTCGTCCGTCGACTTATGCGTCCATCATCTCGACGTTGCAGGCACGCGAATACGTCGAACTGGACAAGCGCCGCTTCACCCCCACCGATGTGGGGCGGGTGGTGAACAAGTTCCTTACCGAGCATTTTGCCAAGTACGTTGATTACGACTTTACCGCCAATCTGGAAGACGAATTGGATGCGGTGTCCCGTGGTGAAAAAGAATGGGTGCCGTTGATGCACGAATTCTGGGACCCGTTCAAAGAACTGGTGGATCACAAGGCGGAAACTGTCGACCGCAAGGATGTAACTCAGGAAGCGCTGGACGAAGCCTGCCCGCAGTGTGGTCAGCCGCTGTCCATTCGCTTGGGGCGCCGTGGCCGTTTTGTGGGTTGTACCGCTTATCCTGATTGCGATTACACCCGCAATCTGGGTGACGACAACGAGCCGGCCGAGCCGGAAGTAGTCGAAGGCCGCGTTTGTCCCGAATGTTCGTCCAATCTGATTATTCGTCAGGGTCGCTATGGCAAGTTCATTGGTTGCTCCGGTTATCCGGATTGCAAGTACATCGAGCCGCTGGAAAAGCCCAAGGAAACCGGCGTGCAGTGTCCGCAGTGCAAGCAGGGCGAAATGCTGCAGCGCAAATCCCGTCGCGGCAAGATGTTCTATTCCTGTTCGCGCTATCCCGATTGCGATTATGCG
- the fmt gene encoding methionyl-tRNA formyltransferase, which yields MTQALKIIYAGTPEFAAEALQALIAAGHQIICVYTQPDRPAGRGRKLTPSAVKQAALNAGIEVRQPLSLKKKEDIDALAALNADLMIVAAYGLILPKAVLDAPRLGCINIHASLLPAWRGAAPIQRAIINGDAQTGITIMQMDVGLDTGDMLLIKPCDITASDTASTLHDKLAQLGAQAVCEAVPLIAQGKLTAEKQDNSLATYAHKLQKEEANIDWNKSAVQLDREIRAFNPWPISQTTLDGEVLRIWQAQTINETSKASPGSVIRSDKKGIDVATGDGVLRLLQVQLPGGKPQPIHAFVNAHNVSGKQFGLPA from the coding sequence ATGACCCAAGCACTGAAAATCATTTATGCCGGCACGCCGGAATTTGCCGCCGAGGCACTGCAGGCACTGATTGCCGCCGGCCACCAAATCATCTGCGTCTACACCCAGCCTGACCGCCCCGCCGGTCGCGGTCGCAAGCTCACCCCCAGCGCCGTCAAACAGGCAGCGCTGAATGCCGGCATCGAAGTCCGCCAGCCACTGAGCCTGAAGAAAAAAGAAGACATCGACGCCCTGGCAGCGCTGAATGCCGACCTGATGATCGTCGCCGCCTATGGCCTGATTCTGCCCAAGGCCGTGCTCGATGCGCCGCGCCTGGGCTGCATCAACATTCACGCCTCGCTGCTGCCTGCCTGGCGTGGTGCGGCACCGATTCAGCGCGCCATCATCAACGGCGATGCGCAAACCGGCATCACTATTATGCAAATGGATGTGGGCCTGGATACCGGTGACATGCTGCTGATCAAACCCTGCGACATCACGGCCAGCGACACCGCCAGCACCCTGCACGACAAACTCGCCCAGCTTGGTGCCCAAGCCGTTTGCGAAGCCGTGCCGCTGATTGCCCAGGGCAAGCTGACGGCGGAAAAACAAGACAACAGCTTGGCCACTTACGCCCACAAGCTGCAAAAAGAAGAAGCCAACATCGACTGGAACAAGTCCGCCGTACAGCTTGATCGCGAAATTCGCGCTTTCAATCCCTGGCCGATTTCACAAACCACGCTGGACGGTGAAGTGTTGCGCATCTGGCAGGCCCAAACCATCAACGAAACCAGCAAAGCCAGCCCCGGCAGTGTCATTCGCAGCGACAAAAAAGGCATTGACGTTGCCACTGGCGACGGCGTATTGCGCCTGCTGCAAGTTCAACTTCCCGGCGGCAAACCACAACCCATTCATGCCTTCGTTAACGCCCACAACGTCAGCGGTAAACAATTCGGACTGCCCGCATGA
- the def gene encoding peptide deformylase, whose translation MALLPILHYPDERLRLKAKPIATVDEPLRALIDDMFETMYAAPGIGLAAPQVDRSVRLMVIDVSDEKNQPLVFINPEILRTEGRAKGEEGCLSVPSTYEKVERAERVVVRALDRDGKAFELDADGLLAVCIQHEIDHLDGKLFVDYLSSLKRIRIQKKMEKAIRHNM comes from the coding sequence ATGGCCCTGTTACCCATACTGCATTACCCGGATGAGCGCTTACGCCTCAAAGCCAAACCCATTGCCACGGTTGACGAGCCATTGCGCGCGTTGATTGATGACATGTTTGAAACCATGTACGCCGCTCCCGGCATTGGCCTGGCGGCACCTCAGGTCGACCGCAGTGTCCGCCTGATGGTGATTGACGTGTCTGACGAAAAAAACCAGCCGCTGGTCTTCATTAATCCAGAAATTCTGCGCACCGAAGGTCGCGCCAAGGGTGAGGAAGGCTGCCTGTCCGTGCCCTCCACCTACGAAAAGGTCGAGCGCGCCGAGCGTGTGGTCGTCCGCGCCCTGGATCGTGACGGCAAGGCATTTGAGCTGGACGCCGATGGCCTGCTGGCCGTGTGCATCCAGCACGAAATAGATCACCTGGACGGCAAACTGTTTGTCGATTATCTCTCCAGCCTAAAGCGCATTCGCATCCAGAAAAAAATGGAAAAAGCGATTCGCCACAACATGTAG
- the dprA gene encoding DNA-processing protein DprA, whose product MRQAIEYFLALYRAPGVGAVTFARMLQQVESPAQWFEDVGLRQDLPDKLRAYLISPDWAGVEQDLAWAQGDGRGIISCADPEYPASLSDLTVRPPLIFWQGDASLLHRPQLAVVGSRNPTADGADNAFAFAKFLAAQGLVITSGLAQGIDAAAHRGALAAGGATIAVMGTGLDRVYPAANRALAHQIVNDGGLLVSEFVPGTPVLRENFPRRNALISGLSLGVLVVEAARGSGSLITAKLAGEQGREVFAVPGSIHNPLARGCHQLIRQGAKLVETAEDIFEEWQGYLRTEAQPAAPMPEAALPALDPEYQHLLSSLGYDPQPVDQLVERCGLTADAVCSMLLVLELQGLVHASSGGRYSRAKV is encoded by the coding sequence ATGCGACAGGCAATAGAGTATTTTCTGGCCCTTTATCGGGCGCCAGGGGTGGGGGCGGTGACGTTCGCCCGCATGCTGCAACAGGTGGAATCGCCGGCGCAGTGGTTTGAGGATGTGGGATTGCGTCAGGATTTACCGGACAAATTACGTGCCTATCTGATCAGCCCGGACTGGGCTGGGGTTGAGCAGGATTTGGCCTGGGCCCAGGGTGACGGGCGGGGAATTATCAGTTGTGCCGATCCGGAATATCCTGCCAGCCTGAGCGACTTGACGGTGCGCCCGCCGCTGATTTTCTGGCAGGGCGATGCCAGTTTGCTGCACCGACCGCAGTTGGCGGTGGTTGGCAGCCGCAATCCGACCGCCGATGGTGCGGACAATGCGTTCGCATTTGCCAAATTTTTGGCTGCGCAGGGTTTGGTGATTACCAGCGGTTTGGCGCAGGGCATTGATGCTGCGGCGCATCGTGGTGCATTGGCTGCCGGTGGTGCGACTATCGCGGTGATGGGCACGGGCCTGGATCGGGTGTACCCGGCGGCCAATCGCGCCCTGGCACACCAGATTGTCAACGATGGCGGCTTATTGGTGAGCGAGTTTGTGCCGGGCACGCCGGTGCTGCGGGAAAATTTTCCGCGCCGCAATGCCCTGATCAGTGGTTTGAGCCTGGGGGTGCTGGTGGTTGAAGCGGCCCGTGGCAGTGGCTCATTGATTACCGCCAAGCTGGCGGGCGAACAGGGGCGCGAGGTGTTTGCCGTACCGGGGTCAATACACAACCCGCTGGCAAGGGGTTGCCACCAACTGATTCGTCAGGGGGCAAAACTGGTCGAGACCGCCGAGGACATTTTTGAGGAATGGCAGGGTTATCTGCGCACCGAGGCGCAACCGGCAGCGCCAATGCCGGAGGCGGCACTACCGGCGCTGGACCCGGAATATCAACATTTGCTGTCGAGTTTAGGGTATGATCCGCAGCCCGTTGACCAGTTGGTCGAACGCTGTGGATTGACGGCTGATGCGGTTTGTTCCATGCTGTTGGTACTTGAATTGCAGGGTTTGGTGCACGCGTCCAGTGGAGGACGCTATTCCCGAGCAAAAGTGTAA